In Rosa chinensis cultivar Old Blush chromosome 1, RchiOBHm-V2, whole genome shotgun sequence, a genomic segment contains:
- the LOC112182846 gene encoding probable protein phosphatase 2C 76 has translation MICKSGIRNLIVQAGNIVARTKTVAHLNNIGRVCMQTSLGNREFKTTSLRMMVDSSATEKQGSIVDVLLQKDDEGGFLSGGWKSEGGKLSCGYCSFRGKRATMEDFYDIKTSKIDGQTVCLFGIFDGHGGSRAAEYLKEHLFENLMKHPNFITDTKLAISESYQQTDAAFLDSERDTYRDDGSTASTAVLVGNHLYVANVGDSRTVISKEGKAIPLSEDHKPNRTDERKRIENAGGIVMWAGTWRVGGVLAMSRAFGNRMLKQFVVAEPEIQDQVIDEEFELLVLASDGLWDVVPNEDAVSLARTEEEPEAAARKLTGTAFARGSADNITSIVVRFHHDKAESAGANHD, from the exons ATGATATGCAAGAGTGGGATAAGGAATCTGATTGTTCAAGCTGGGAATATAGTAGCGCGCACAAAAACTGTGGCgcatttgaacaacattggGAGAGTTTGCATGCAAACCTCTTTGGGGAACCGCGAATTTAAGACAACAAGTTTAAGGATGATGGTTGATTCTAGTGCGACCGAGAAACAGGGTTCCATTGTTGATGTCTTATTGCAGAAAGATGACGAGGGTGGATTTCTCAGTGGAGGCTGGAAAAG TGAAGGCGGAAAACTTAGCTGTGGCTATTGCAGTTTTAGGGGGAAAAGAGCCACCATGGAGGATTTTTATGATATAAAAACTTCCAAGATTGATGGGCAAACAGTTTGCCTCTTTGGAATTTTTGATG GTCATGGTGGTTCTCGTGCTGCTGAATATCTGAAGGAGCATCTATTTGAGAATCTTATGAAGCATCCAAACTTTATCACAGACACCAAGTTAGCTATTA GTGAATCATATCAACAAACTGATGCAGCCTTTTTGGATTCTGAAAGGGATACATACCGCGATGATGGTTCTACTGCTTCAACAGCAGTCTTAGTGGGCAACCATCTATACGTTGCCAATGTTGGAGATTCTCGTACAGTAATATCAAAGGAAGGCAAAG CAATTCCTCTATCTGAGGATCATAAACCAAATCGAACTGATGAGAGAAAGAGAATTGAAAATGCTGGGGGCATTGTAATGTGGGCAG GAACTTGGAGGGTAGGAGGTGTTTTGGCTATGTCTCGGGCTTTCGGAAACCGCATGTTGAAGCAATTTGTTGTCGCAGAACCTGAGATCCAG GACCAAGTGATAGATGAAGAATTTGAATTGCTGGTGCTCGCTAGTGATGGGCTGTGGGATGTGGTGCCAAATGAG GATGCTGTTTCACTTGCCCGAACAGAAGAAGAACCTGAGGCGGCAGCTCGGAAGTTAACGGGAACAGCATTTGCCCGTGGTAGTGCAGACAATATAACATCCATTGTGGTGAGGTTCCACCATGACAAAGCAGAGTCTGCTGGGGCTAACCATGATTAG
- the LOC112179519 gene encoding uncharacterized protein LOC112179519, translating into MDPQNPAEKRFSLRNDKQSSIAKNKSSKVTLQDIQVVQNLIERCLQLYMNRDEVINTLLDRARIEPEFTKLVWQKLEEENGEFFKAYHLRLKLKDQIHMYNQLLEQQYHLMKQQERAEFEIAPVQNGMHHMPGYFGINSMATISGCHGVNGIPAPGNFHRMQHKCAKERSPANTVPFFPAGDMKLDGASSPVAVALNGQFSFTPETSGLNLDTPVLDSAFTSDIANLERLRLGADGQNTCPEESLQSSDQMTWDFGFSNTAEWSNFQEFGPAGNYSGSEFQPSQLDINLDSAEQNDMVDGFLLDGPPGQGTQPAEETKP; encoded by the exons GATCCACAGAATCCAGCAGAAAAGCGATTCTCACTGCGCAATGACAAACAAAGTAGCATTGCAAAGAACAAGAGCAGCAAAGTCACActtcaagatattcaagtt GTCCAGAATTTGATTGAAAGGTGTCTGCAGTTGTATATGAACAGAGATGAAGTCATCAATACCCTCTTAGATCGTGCTAGGATTGAGCCTGAGTTTACAAAACTGG TATGGCAGAAactggaagaagaaaatggagaaTTTTTCAAGGCCTACCACCTAAGGCTAAAGCTCAAAGATCAAATTCATATGTATAACCAGTTGCTTGAGCAGCAATACCATCTGATGAAACAGCAAGAGCGTGCAGAGTTTGAGATAGCTCCTGTGCAGAATGGAATGCATCACATGCCTG GTTATTTCGGGATCAATTCCATGGCCACCATATCTGGTTGTCATGGAGTTAATGGAATACCTGCTCCAGGAAACTTCCACCGTATGCAACATAAGTGTGCGAAAGA AAGAAGTCCAGCTAATACAGTACCTTTCTTCCCTGCTGGTGATATGAAGTTAGATGGGGCTTCAAGTCCTGTAGCAGTGGCATTGAATGGACAATTTTCCTTCACTCCTGAAACATCAGGGCTAAATCTGGACACACCAGTGCTTGACTCTGCATTTACTTCTGATATAGCAAATCTAGAGAGGTTGCGTCTTGGAGCAGATGGTCAGAACACATGTCCTGAGGAGTCACTTCAATCATCGGATCAGATGACTTGGGATTTTGGCTTCTCTAATACCGCTGAATGGTCAAACTTTCAAG AGTTTGGACCAGCGGGGAACTATTCAGGCTCAGAGTTTCAACCTTCTCAGTTGGATATTAATCTTGATTCTGCAGAGCAAAATGACATGG TTGATGGGTTCCTTCTCGATGGTCCACCTGGTCAAGGCACTCAACCTGCAGAGGAAACTAAGCCATAG